One Elusimicrobiota bacterium genomic region harbors:
- a CDS encoding N-acetyltransferase translates to MMRKAIISDAKEIQKLINFYAKNGEMLPRSISQIYEELQNFYVFAVNKKVIGCCELFITWEDLAEIKALAVSPNYKGKGYGKMLTKKCISTAKQLGIKKVFALTFKPGFFQKLGFKVVSKEVLPQKIWFECIKCHLFPDCNEVPVMKELS, encoded by the coding sequence ATGATGAGAAAAGCTATTATTTCAGATGCAAAGGAAATTCAAAAACTTATTAATTTTTATGCTAAAAACGGCGAGATGCTTCCGAGATCAATAAGTCAGATTTATGAAGAATTACAGAATTTTTACGTTTTTGCAGTTAATAAAAAAGTTATCGGTTGCTGCGAACTTTTTATAACATGGGAAGATTTGGCGGAAATAAAGGCACTTGCGGTTTCACCAAATTATAAAGGGAAGGGCTACGGAAAAATGCTCACAAAAAAATGCATATCAACTGCCAAACAGCTAGGCATAAAAAAGGTCTTTGCGCTAACCTTTAAACCGGGATTTTTTCAGAAACTTGGATTCAAGGTTGTATCAAAAGAAGTTCTACCTCAAAAGATATGGTTTGAATGCATTAAGTGTCATCTTTTCCCGGATTGCAATGAAGTACCTGTTATGAAAGAACTTTCATGA
- a CDS encoding thiamine pyrophosphate-dependent enzyme, whose protein sequence is MNKIFGRCYSLKEIKHSYCPGCGHGIIHRLVAEVIDELDIREKTIGIAPVGCAVFAYYYWNFDVTEASHGRPPAVATGIKRCLPDKVVFTYQGDGDLAAIGTAEIIHAANRGENITTIFVNNATYGMTGGQMAPTTILGQKTATTPFGRDAKREGHPIRVCELLSSLDGACYLERVSVSNPKNVLKAKKAIKKAFENQLNNRGFSLVEVLSQCPTDWQMTPVESVKWVDEVLSKTFPLGVVKSQIKEHE, encoded by the coding sequence ATGAATAAGATTTTTGGTAGATGTTATAGTTTAAAAGAAATAAAGCACAGTTATTGCCCCGGTTGCGGGCATGGTATAATTCACCGTTTGGTTGCAGAAGTTATTGACGAACTTGATATAAGGGAAAAAACTATCGGTATCGCACCGGTAGGTTGTGCTGTTTTTGCTTATTACTATTGGAACTTTGATGTAACTGAAGCTTCTCACGGCCGTCCGCCCGCAGTTGCTACCGGTATAAAAAGATGTCTTCCTGACAAGGTTGTTTTTACATACCAGGGTGACGGCGATCTTGCGGCAATTGGAACAGCAGAAATTATTCATGCCGCCAACCGCGGTGAAAATATTACGACAATTTTCGTAAATAACGCTACATACGGTATGACAGGCGGTCAAATGGCACCGACTACTATTCTGGGGCAGAAGACAGCAACGACACCTTTCGGCAGAGATGCAAAAAGAGAGGGGCATCCGATAAGGGTTTGTGAACTTTTATCTTCATTAGACGGTGCCTGTTATCTTGAACGGGTTTCAGTTTCAAATCCAAAAAATGTTTTAAAAGCAAAAAAAGCAATCAAAAAAGCATTTGAAAACCAGCTAAACAATCGCGGGTTTTCGCTTGTTGAAGTTTTATCTCAATGTCCTACCGATTGGCAGATGACACCTGTAGAATCGGTAAAGTGGGTGGATGAAGTCCTTTCAAAAACATTTCCACTTGGAGTAGTTAAATCACAAATAAAGGAACACGAATAG
- a CDS encoding zinc ribbon domain-containing protein yields the protein MDSEKINMICRKCGTENTSDAVYCENCGWHLKEVDTQTNNKHLLRWIDKEINIYILSCLIFFVSSFVFIYFYNIHSTLTLPKAPIINILYSVLFGTIGLVPGYFYKLIFKTKGIRFWKALYISIVFLTFSIIGGRIYGLFSAKKYNSNIKSKVFISNSSIIKRDYNMVKYMFNNIGAGTTYLNINNGILTNEKYKNYEIEIPNNDHQSHYYVDNLTTVKFLKETFWNEKRLMFGYDKKSNIYLIENSIILEFNRDKKKNVYLSRYNNIVNRVIFKRNFGEISFINDIKECEIKLGEDERNYYAMIVIFKLPLQCTYLCIIEPSGKLIYYELLEGIREISKYVDTQTKKEYLIVGDESESKYVYYVE from the coding sequence ATGGATTCTGAAAAAATTAACATGATTTGCCGAAAATGCGGAACCGAAAATACCAGCGACGCAGTTTATTGTGAAAATTGCGGTTGGCATTTAAAGGAAGTAGACACTCAGACAAATAATAAACATTTATTAAGATGGATTGATAAGGAAATAAATATTTATATCTTATCATGCTTAATATTTTTTGTGAGTTCATTTGTTTTTATTTATTTCTATAATATACATTCAACTTTAACCCTACCAAAAGCACCTATTATAAATATCCTTTATAGCGTTCTTTTCGGCACGATTGGATTAGTTCCGGGATATTTTTATAAACTGATATTTAAAACAAAGGGAATAAGGTTTTGGAAAGCACTTTATATTAGTATTGTTTTTTTAACGTTTTCTATAATAGGTGGCAGAATATATGGTTTATTTTCTGCAAAAAAATATAACAGTAACATTAAATCAAAAGTATTTATTTCAAATAGTTCAATAATAAAAAGGGATTATAATATGGTAAAATACATGTTCAATAATATCGGGGCTGGAACTACATATCTGAATATTAATAATGGTATTTTAACAAATGAAAAATATAAAAATTATGAAATAGAAATACCAAATAATGACCATCAAAGCCATTATTATGTAGATAATCTTACCACAGTTAAATTTTTAAAAGAGACTTTCTGGAATGAAAAAAGGTTAATGTTCGGGTATGATAAAAAAAGCAATATTTATTTGATAGAGAATAGTATTATACTGGAATTTAATCGAGATAAGAAAAAGAATGTTTATCTGTCAAGATATAACAATATTGTAAACAGGGTAATATTTAAACGCAATTTTGGTGAAATATCGTTTATAAATGATATAAAGGAATGCGAAATAAAATTAGGGGAAGATGAGAGAAATTATTATGCAATGATAGTTATTTTCAAATTGCCGTTGCAGTGCACTTATTTGTGTATTATTGAGCCTTCCGGTAAACTTATTTATTACGAATTGTTGGAAGGAATTAGAGAGATTTCAAAATATGTTGATACTCAAACTAAAAAAGAATATCTTATAGTAGGCGATGAAAGTGAATCGAAATATGTGTACTATGTTGAATAA
- a CDS encoding 2-oxoacid:acceptor oxidoreductase family protein, whose translation MYEEIIIAGSGGQGIMFLGNLICNAAVSQDKYTTFFPAYGAEIRGGTANCSVVISDDEIGSPVISSPSIMIIMNEPSMKKFSSKIKKGGLFFVNSSCLEVVPSGVIAVPATEIASKAGDIRTANMVMLGKFISKTKMFPSNTITAVIKEIFKDRKKLMDINLAAFMRGLEL comes from the coding sequence ATGTACGAAGAAATAATCATTGCTGGTTCCGGTGGTCAGGGTATAATGTTTTTAGGTAACCTGATATGTAATGCTGCGGTATCGCAGGATAAATATACGACTTTTTTCCCTGCATACGGTGCTGAAATAAGGGGCGGCACAGCTAATTGTTCTGTTGTAATATCTGATGACGAAATCGGTTCACCGGTTATCAGCAGCCCTTCAATTATGATTATTATGAATGAACCGTCTATGAAAAAGTTTTCGTCAAAAATTAAAAAAGGCGGACTTTTTTTTGTTAATTCATCTTGTTTGGAGGTAGTCCCGTCAGGTGTTATTGCAGTTCCTGCTACTGAAATAGCGTCTAAAGCAGGGGACATTCGTACGGCAAATATGGTTATGCTGGGTAAATTTATTTCAAAAACAAAAATGTTCCCGTCAAATACAATTACGGCTGTCATAAAGGAAATTTTTAAAGACAGAAAAAAATTGATGGATATTAACTTAGCTGCGTTTATGAGAGGATTAGAATTATGA
- a CDS encoding sulfite exporter TauE/SafE family protein, with translation MGIDKTVIFELFVAGIGLGFGPCFLFCAPIISSYIFANGFNQKEGLRVTVIFSLGRIIAYSILGLVSVYFINTLGIQGNIFKRVAGILILLILPVYNLGKDNFKFCNILSRISDSKTNISVFAVGLLVGLSPCAPLIGILTYIVCKSKNIFYGSFYGFVFGIGTFFSPLIFLGLFAGLLNKVLVKSQKISLIFKIIANVILVYLGIKLLL, from the coding sequence ATGGGAATAGATAAAACTGTTATTTTCGAGTTATTTGTTGCAGGGATTGGATTGGGTTTCGGTCCCTGTTTTTTATTTTGTGCCCCGATAATATCATCATATATTTTTGCAAATGGTTTTAATCAGAAGGAAGGACTAAGGGTTACTGTTATTTTCTCACTGGGCCGTATAATTGCTTACAGTATTTTGGGACTGGTGTCGGTATATTTTATAAATACGCTTGGTATTCAGGGAAATATTTTTAAGCGTGTAGCAGGTATATTAATACTTCTTATTTTGCCTGTTTATAATCTTGGGAAAGATAATTTTAAATTCTGCAATATTTTAAGCAGAATCAGTGATAGTAAAACAAACATAAGTGTTTTTGCTGTCGGGCTTCTGGTCGGGCTTTCGCCTTGTGCCCCGCTTATCGGTATTCTTACATATATTGTCTGCAAATCGAAAAATATATTTTATGGTTCCTTTTATGGTTTTGTATTCGGAATAGGGACTTTTTTTTCGCCGCTTATATTTTTAGGATTATTTGCGGGTTTGCTTAATAAAGTTCTTGTTAAATCACAGAAAATATCTTTAATTTTTAAAATTATTGCAAATGTTATCCTTGTTTATTTAGGAATAAAATTACTCTTATGA
- a CDS encoding 3-methyl-2-oxobutanoate dehydrogenase subunit VorB: MKSNKILMKGNIAVCEGAIAAGCDAYFGYPITPQNEIPAYMSKKMVELKRVFIQSESELAAINMVFGAAACGKRAMTSSSSPGISLKQEGISYLCGAELPCVIVNVQRGGPGLGNISGSQGDYFQSTKGGGHGDYRLIVLAPYSVKEMYDLTYLAFDLADKYRNPALILSDGIVGQMMEPVEINTDIRDKRLEIKKDWALGGCKGREPRLIRSLIMEEGGLEKHNWHLKEKYDEIKKNETRCETELVDDAEIAIVAFGISARICKSAVKKLRQQNVKVGLVRPVTLWPFPEKIISDISKKVKKFLVVEMNLGQMVEDVRLSVNGACPVEFLGKPGGGIFNEEEIIQKVKDIL, from the coding sequence GTGAAATCCAATAAAATTTTAATGAAAGGAAATATTGCTGTATGTGAAGGTGCAATTGCTGCCGGTTGTGATGCCTATTTCGGGTACCCGATAACTCCGCAGAACGAGATACCTGCTTATATGTCAAAGAAGATGGTGGAATTAAAGCGGGTTTTTATACAGTCAGAATCGGAATTAGCGGCAATAAATATGGTTTTTGGTGCAGCTGCTTGCGGGAAACGGGCAATGACATCTTCTTCTTCGCCGGGGATTTCACTGAAACAGGAGGGCATTTCATATCTTTGCGGAGCTGAGCTACCCTGTGTAATTGTAAATGTCCAAAGGGGCGGTCCCGGGTTAGGTAATATTTCCGGTAGCCAGGGGGATTATTTCCAATCAACAAAAGGCGGCGGTCATGGTGATTACCGGCTTATAGTACTCGCCCCGTATTCGGTTAAGGAGATGTACGATTTAACATATTTGGCGTTTGATTTAGCGGATAAATATAGAAATCCGGCGTTGATACTCAGCGATGGTATTGTAGGGCAAATGATGGAACCGGTGGAAATAAATACAGATATTAGAGATAAGAGATTAGAGATTAAGAAGGATTGGGCTCTTGGCGGGTGCAAAGGAAGGGAACCGAGATTAATCCGCTCGCTCATTATGGAAGAAGGCGGGCTTGAAAAACACAATTGGCACCTGAAAGAAAAATATGATGAAATAAAGAAAAACGAAACCAGGTGCGAAACTGAACTTGTGGATGATGCAGAGATAGCTATTGTTGCGTTCGGTATTTCGGCAAGAATTTGTAAATCAGCTGTGAAAAAGTTAAGGCAGCAGAACGTTAAAGTGGGGTTAGTAAGACCTGTAACACTTTGGCCTTTTCCGGAAAAGATAATTTCGGATATTTCCAAAAAAGTAAAAAAGTTTCTTGTTGTTGAGATGAATCTCGGGCAGATGGTTGAGGATGTAAGATTATCGGTCAATGGCGCCTGTCCGGTTGAGTTTTTGGGGAAACCGGGTGGCGGCATATTTAACGAAGAAGAAATAATCCAAAAAGTAAAAGATATATTATGA
- a CDS encoding NUDIX hydrolase yields MKETTLREKQIYSGKILNLFVDDIILPNGKKATREYIRQPDAVAIIPFVDKKNIVLVRQYRYPVQKITYEIPAGKISENENQIDCVKRELGEETGFTSNNIKKLVSFYPSTAFSTEILHIFVAKNLKKTKLSPDEDEFIEPEIVDYYKALDWIKKGKIKDAKTLVGLLYYFMKVLS; encoded by the coding sequence ATGAAAGAAACAACATTAAGAGAGAAGCAAATCTATAGCGGAAAGATACTTAATCTTTTTGTTGATGATATAATTCTTCCTAACGGCAAGAAAGCGACACGGGAATATATCCGGCAGCCGGATGCAGTCGCAATTATACCGTTTGTTGATAAGAAAAACATTGTTCTTGTAAGACAATACCGCTATCCTGTTCAAAAAATAACTTATGAAATTCCTGCCGGGAAAATATCGGAAAACGAAAACCAGATTGACTGTGTGAAAAGAGAACTTGGAGAAGAAACCGGTTTTACTTCAAATAATATTAAAAAACTTGTTTCCTTTTATCCGTCAACTGCATTTTCTACGGAAATACTCCACATATTCGTTGCTAAAAATCTTAAGAAAACCAAATTGTCACCGGATGAAGACGAATTTATAGAACCGGAAATTGTTGATTATTATAAAGCGTTAGATTGGATAAAAAAAGGTAAAATCAAAGACGCGAAAACTCTTGTAGGATTACTCTACTACTTCATGAAAGTTCTTTCATAA
- a CDS encoding 4Fe-4S binding protein — protein MQKVNIDIEKCKGCQLCISVCPGKCIKSSGKINKSGQKCVEFTDNDKCKSCGFCFLVCPDVAIEVFK, from the coding sequence ATGCAAAAGGTTAATATTGATATTGAAAAATGTAAGGGCTGTCAGTTATGTATTTCGGTATGCCCGGGTAAATGCATAAAGTCTTCCGGAAAGATAAATAAATCCGGTCAGAAATGTGTTGAATTTACTGACAATGATAAATGCAAGTCATGCGGATTTTGTTTTTTAGTATGTCCTGACGTGGCAATTGAGGTATTTAAGTGA
- the amrS gene encoding AmmeMemoRadiSam system radical SAM enzyme, giving the protein MKLKFSIFIIILIFLSFLNADDLFKKYKDVNVPPKEAQFWEKLPNDFVRCGLCPWRCMISPNQRGFCRTRENIDGKLYTRTYARPCSINIDPIEKKPFFHFLPGEQAFSIATAGCNVGCKFCQNWQISKITPEESDAFYIPPEDIVKAAKKSKAKVIAYTYVEPTIFYEYMIEISSIAKKEGLKNVVVSCGFINPEPLKKLLKYVDAYKIDLKSFNEKYYEDVVGAKLGPVLETIKTIKKSGVHLEIVYLVVPTLNDNPEEVKNMSKWLVQNVGTEVPLHFTRFHPDYKMMNYPSTPVSTVENLRKIAMSEGLKYVYVGNVPPGNEGENTYCPNCKKLLIKRLGFEVVENNVSKGKCRFCGQKINGVWE; this is encoded by the coding sequence ATGAAATTAAAATTTAGTATTTTTATAATTATTTTAATATTTTTATCATTTTTGAATGCTGATGATTTATTTAAAAAGTACAAAGATGTTAATGTCCCGCCAAAAGAAGCGCAATTTTGGGAGAAACTTCCAAACGATTTTGTAAGATGCGGCTTATGTCCCTGGCGATGTATGATATCGCCGAATCAAAGAGGTTTTTGCAGGACAAGAGAAAATATAGACGGTAAGTTATACACGCGTACATACGCCCGTCCCTGTTCAATCAATATCGACCCCATAGAGAAAAAACCGTTCTTTCATTTCCTGCCCGGTGAGCAGGCGTTTTCAATTGCTACTGCCGGTTGTAACGTTGGCTGTAAATTCTGCCAGAACTGGCAAATTTCCAAAATTACACCGGAAGAAAGTGATGCGTTTTATATTCCGCCGGAAGATATTGTAAAAGCTGCCAAAAAATCAAAAGCAAAAGTTATTGCATATACATACGTGGAACCGACCATTTTTTACGAGTATATGATTGAAATATCCTCGATTGCAAAAAAAGAAGGACTGAAAAATGTTGTTGTATCATGCGGTTTTATTAATCCCGAACCATTAAAGAAACTTTTAAAGTATGTTGATGCCTATAAAATTGACTTAAAATCGTTCAATGAAAAATATTATGAAGATGTTGTCGGAGCTAAATTAGGGCCGGTTTTGGAAACCATAAAAACAATAAAAAAATCCGGTGTGCATTTGGAGATTGTTTATCTTGTTGTTCCTACACTGAACGATAACCCGGAAGAAGTCAAAAATATGAGTAAGTGGCTTGTACAGAATGTCGGTACGGAAGTCCCGCTTCACTTCACAAGATTCCATCCTGATTATAAAATGATGAATTATCCTTCCACGCCTGTTTCTACCGTAGAAAATTTAAGAAAAATAGCTATGAGCGAAGGGTTGAAGTATGTTTATGTAGGTAATGTCCCGCCCGGAAATGAAGGGGAAAATACTTATTGCCCGAATTGTAAAAAACTTCTTATTAAACGGCTGGGATTTGAAGTTGTTGAAAACAACGTTTCTAAGGGCAAGTGCAGGTTTTGCGGTCAGAAAATAAACGGCGTATGGGAATAG